A window of Longispora fulva contains these coding sequences:
- a CDS encoding DivIVA domain-containing protein, protein MPLTPADVHNVAFKKPPIGKRGYDEDEVDAFLDEVERELARLIEENTDLRTAGAGGGRQAPAGGGNDPRLVAELTDLKSQFERVQREKAAAEQAARQMQQELEQISAGGGAAGGDAGEQQALRVLMMAQRTADDHVADARREADKVLAEARAKADEVTRDARGKAEALERDARQRHQEAMGGLETKRNALQKHLEELKAFEREYRTRLKAYLESQLRDLSGKGQGLEDELTRAESGRSNGTPAGGLATAGLSGGYGPTGRNTLDGPGR, encoded by the coding sequence ATGCCGCTGACCCCGGCCGACGTGCACAACGTCGCCTTCAAGAAACCCCCGATTGGCAAGCGGGGCTATGACGAGGACGAGGTGGACGCCTTCCTCGACGAGGTCGAGCGCGAGCTCGCCCGACTGATCGAGGAGAACACCGACCTCCGCACCGCCGGTGCTGGTGGTGGCCGTCAGGCTCCCGCTGGTGGGGGTAACGACCCGCGCCTCGTCGCCGAGCTGACCGACCTGAAGTCGCAGTTCGAGCGCGTGCAGCGGGAGAAGGCGGCGGCCGAGCAGGCAGCCCGTCAGATGCAGCAGGAGCTCGAGCAGATCAGCGCCGGTGGCGGTGCCGCGGGCGGCGACGCCGGTGAGCAGCAGGCGCTGCGGGTGCTGATGATGGCCCAGCGCACCGCCGACGACCACGTCGCCGACGCCCGCCGCGAGGCGGACAAGGTGCTCGCCGAGGCCCGGGCCAAGGCCGACGAGGTCACGCGGGACGCGCGCGGCAAGGCCGAGGCGCTCGAGCGGGACGCGCGGCAGCGGCACCAGGAGGCCATGGGCGGCCTGGAGACGAAGCGCAACGCTCTGCAGAAGCACCTTGAGGAGCTGAAGGCCTTCGAGCGGGAGTACCGGACGCGCCTGAAGGCGTACCTGGAGAGCCAGCTGCGGGACCTGTCCGGCAAAGGACAGGGGCTCGAGGACGAGCTGACCCGCGCCGAGAGCGGCCGGAGCAACGGCACCCCCGCCGGCGGGCTGGCCACGGCCGGCCTCAGCGGTGGGTACGGTCCGACGGGGCGTAACACCCTCGACGGTCCGGGCCGCTGA
- a CDS encoding DUF167 domain-containing protein, whose product MIVAVRVRPGASRTKVGGSYAGPYGPALVVAVSAPAVDGRATEAVIKAVASALGLRPRAVALRTGHTSRDKLLTVEPDTPQVAERLRDLLEL is encoded by the coding sequence ATGATCGTGGCCGTCCGGGTCCGCCCCGGCGCCTCCCGGACGAAGGTCGGCGGCAGCTATGCCGGGCCGTACGGGCCGGCGCTCGTCGTGGCCGTGTCGGCCCCCGCCGTGGACGGCCGGGCCACCGAGGCCGTGATCAAGGCCGTGGCCAGCGCGTTGGGCCTGCGGCCGCGGGCCGTGGCTCTGCGTACCGGGCACACCAGTCGGGACAAGTTGCTCACCGTGGAACCGGACACGCCACAGGTCGCGGAACGGTTGCGGGATCTTCTCGAGTTGTGA
- a CDS encoding TraR/DksA family transcriptional regulator, giving the protein MAKPADTSTATKSVAGKTARGSARSASDTEKIRTALSERLEELRGEYDQMITDSNEMQRERLTDSAGDDQADTGTKTFEREQEISLANNLLERVTQLERALERVDEGGYGHCEKCGNAIPVERLAAFPSATLCVTCKQLEERR; this is encoded by the coding sequence ATGGCCAAGCCAGCCGATACCAGTACGGCCACCAAGAGCGTGGCCGGCAAGACCGCCCGCGGCTCCGCCCGGAGTGCCTCGGACACCGAGAAGATCCGCACCGCGCTCTCCGAGCGGCTCGAGGAGCTGCGCGGCGAGTACGACCAGATGATCACCGATTCCAACGAGATGCAGCGCGAGCGGCTCACCGACTCGGCCGGCGACGACCAGGCCGACACGGGGACGAAGACCTTCGAGCGCGAGCAGGAGATCTCGCTGGCCAACAACCTCCTCGAGCGGGTGACCCAGCTGGAACGCGCGCTGGAGCGCGTGGACGAGGGCGGATACGGCCACTGTGAGAAGTGTGGCAACGCCATCCCGGTCGAACGCCTGGCCGCTTTCCCGTCAGCTACCTTGTGTGTGACGTGTAAGCAGCTGGAGGAGCGGCGCTGA
- the lspA gene encoding signal peptidase II, giving the protein MLWLALLALTTLAVDLGTKTWALAELDGHEPIRLLGGALYLSFARNTGAAFSLASGYTIGLTLVSLTVVAVIVRFAGRLRSLPWAIALGLILGGATGNLVDRLFRPPGPLRGAVIDFLSLFDKHGDAWPIFNIADSALVCGVGLAVVLELTGRRLNGTRVVKAERA; this is encoded by the coding sequence GTGCTGTGGTTGGCGCTTCTCGCGCTGACCACGCTGGCCGTTGACCTCGGCACGAAGACCTGGGCGCTGGCCGAGCTGGACGGCCACGAGCCGATCCGGCTGCTCGGTGGCGCGCTGTATCTGAGCTTCGCCCGCAACACCGGGGCGGCGTTCAGCCTCGCCAGCGGGTACACGATCGGGTTGACCCTGGTCTCCCTGACCGTGGTCGCGGTCATCGTCCGGTTCGCCGGCCGGTTGCGTTCCCTGCCCTGGGCGATCGCCCTGGGGCTGATCCTGGGCGGCGCGACGGGCAACCTGGTGGACCGGTTGTTCCGCCCGCCGGGCCCCCTGCGGGGCGCGGTGATCGACTTCCTCAGCCTGTTCGACAAGCACGGCGACGCCTGGCCGATCTTCAACATCGCGGACTCCGCGCTGGTGTGCGGGGTCGGGCTGGCCGTCGTTCTCGAACTGACCGGGCGCCGGCTCAACGGCACCCGCGTCGTGAAGGCGGAGAGAGCATGA
- a CDS encoding RluA family pseudouridine synthase, which translates to MTSRTLPVPDGLDGLRLDQAVSRLTGVSRTVAADLAEDGNILLDGVVAGKSDKVRAGSWLEVTLPPPPEPPSIRPERIDGLAVVYDDDDIVVVNKPVGVAAHPSPGWTGPTVIGGLAGMGYRISTSGAAERQGVVHRLDVGTTGLMVVAKSERAYTVMKRAFKERTVEKRYHAVVQGHPDPSRGTIDAPIDRHPTADYRWAVMSSGKPSVTHYDTLEAFPAASLLDVHLETGRTHQIRVHFSALRHPCVGDLTYGADPSLSARLKLDRQWLHARTLGFAHPGTGDYVEFTSDYPEDLERALRILRGDAP; encoded by the coding sequence ATGACGAGTCGTACCCTGCCCGTCCCCGACGGCCTGGACGGCCTGCGCCTGGACCAGGCGGTGTCCCGGCTGACGGGCGTGTCCCGGACCGTCGCGGCCGACCTCGCCGAGGACGGCAACATCCTCCTCGACGGCGTCGTGGCCGGAAAGTCCGACAAGGTGCGGGCCGGCTCCTGGCTGGAGGTGACCCTGCCCCCGCCGCCGGAGCCGCCGAGCATCCGGCCGGAGCGGATCGACGGCCTCGCCGTGGTCTACGACGACGACGACATCGTCGTGGTCAACAAGCCGGTCGGCGTCGCGGCGCACCCGAGCCCCGGCTGGACCGGACCGACGGTGATCGGCGGGCTCGCCGGGATGGGCTACCGGATCTCGACGAGCGGCGCGGCCGAGCGCCAGGGCGTCGTGCACCGGCTCGACGTCGGCACCACCGGGCTGATGGTGGTGGCGAAGAGCGAGCGCGCGTACACGGTGATGAAGCGCGCCTTCAAGGAGCGCACGGTCGAGAAGCGCTACCACGCGGTGGTCCAGGGCCACCCGGACCCGTCGCGTGGCACGATCGACGCCCCGATCGACCGGCACCCGACGGCCGACTACCGGTGGGCCGTGATGTCCAGCGGCAAGCCGAGCGTGACGCACTACGACACGCTGGAGGCCTTCCCCGCCGCGAGCCTGCTCGACGTGCACCTGGAGACCGGTCGTACCCATCAGATCCGGGTGCACTTCTCCGCCCTGCGGCATCCGTGTGTCGGTGATCTGACATACGGCGCGGACCCGTCGCTGTCCGCCCGGCTCAAGTTGGACCGGCAGTGGCTGCACGCGCGGACTCTGGGCTTCGCCCACCCCGGGACCGGGGACTACGTTGAGTTCACCAGCGATTACCCTGAGGATCTGGAGCGGGCGCTGCGCATCCTGCGGGGCGACGCTCCCTAG